Proteins found in one Crassostrea angulata isolate pt1a10 chromosome 3, ASM2561291v2, whole genome shotgun sequence genomic segment:
- the LOC128177854 gene encoding sporozoite surface protein 2-like: MLKFGVLVLLPFVLGGAPHGSGYASNRANNQGNRPGPAINMGSSGNNRMSITNFGPLPNKPNNNLNPINRRMQPRSSRYISDVPYQCTMYSDAGYFCPYRYEQPSTRYFFNVYSGRCESFYYLGCGGNLNNYGSREDCLSSCACFISRDYGNYYCPYGGSTRWYFNKYSGTCQSFYYSGCNGGNDNNFQSQLECQSTCAPQSSSYYYNRPINGNFARNSGTQSFANSVGPVRPNSPQTNLPNIPNAPMPNIPNTPMPNRPNAPMPNSPNAPIPNIRNEPVPNSPNAPMPNIPNAPMPNSPNAPMPNINMPNTPNAPLPEPNFQGVNGINMHGSMGNEAITNGLNNGNNGVNINSIAQIWKMATNAMNADAPPNGVNMIYPSGPNQMKSGLTMY; this comes from the exons ATGCTGAAGTTTGGTGTACTAGTCCTACTTCCGTTTGTCCTGGGAGGCGCCCCACATGGATCCGGATACGCCTCAAACAGGGCCAACAATCAGGGAAATAGACCCGGTCCAGCCATCAACATGGGATCGTCTGGAAACAACAGAATGTCAATCACTAACTTTGGCCCGCTTCCAAACAAGCCTAACAACAATCTAAACCCCATAAATAGAAGAATGCAGCCAAGATCATCCAGATACATTTCCGATGTACCTTACC AGTGCACAATGTACAGTGACGCCGGATACTTCTGTCCCTATAGATACGAGCAACCCAGTACACGGTATTTCTTCAATGTCTACTCCGGGAGATGTGAGAGTTTCTACTATCTAGGATGTGGAGGGAACCTAAACAACTACGGATCACGTGAAGACTGCCTTAGTTCATGTGCCTGCTTCATATCCCGTGATTATGGAAATTATTATTGTCCCTATGGTGGGTCCACTCGTTGGTATTTCAATAAATACTCGGGCACCTGCCAATCTTTCTACTACAGTGGATGCAATGGTGGTAACGACAATAATTTCCAAAGTCAGCTAGAATGCCAATCGACCTGTGCACCACAGTCGTCAAGCTATTATTACAACAGACCCATAAACGGTAATTTCGCCAGGAACAGTGGAACACAATCATTTGCCAACTCGGTCGGACCAGTTCGGCCTAATTCACCCCAAACCAACTTGCCAAATATTCCAAATGCGCCCATGCCTAATATTCCAAATACACCCATGCCAAATCGCCCAAACGCACCCATGCCAAATAGCCCAAACGCACCTATACCAAATATCCGAAATGAACCCGTGCCAAATAGCCCAAACGCACCCATGCCAAATATCCCAAATGCACCCATGCCCAATAGTCCAAACGCACCCATGCCAAATATCAATATGCCTAATACACCAAATGCACCTTTGCCAGAACCAAACTTCCAGGGAGTAAATGGAATTAACATGCATGGATCAATGGGCAATGAAGCTATTACCAACGGCCTCAACAACGGAAATAACGGGGTCAATATCAACTCTATTGCTCAAATCTGGAAGATGGCAACAAATGCCATGAATGCTGATGCACCACCTAATGGGGTGAATATGATTTACCCAAGTGGACCAAACCAAATGAAATCTGGATTGACAATGTATTAG